One part of the Streptomyces ferrugineus genome encodes these proteins:
- the rimI gene encoding ribosomal protein S18-alanine N-acetyltransferase — MQAVLRELRWWDIDAVLELEKDLFPEDAWSRGMFWSELAHSRGPGATRRYVVAEDGGRIVGYAGLASSGDLADIQTIAVARDHWGTGLGGRLLTELLRAATDFECAEVMLECRVDNVRAQKLYERFGFEAIGFRRGYYQPGNVDALVMRLTAPENSVQGTEING, encoded by the coding sequence GTGCAAGCGGTGCTGCGCGAGCTGCGCTGGTGGGACATCGACGCCGTGCTGGAGCTGGAGAAGGACCTCTTCCCCGAGGACGCCTGGTCCCGGGGCATGTTCTGGTCCGAGCTGGCTCACTCCCGGGGGCCCGGGGCGACCCGGCGTTATGTGGTGGCCGAGGACGGCGGGCGGATCGTCGGCTACGCCGGCCTCGCCTCCTCCGGCGACCTGGCCGACATCCAGACCATCGCCGTCGCCCGCGACCACTGGGGCACGGGACTCGGCGGCCGCCTCCTGACCGAACTGCTGCGCGCTGCGACCGACTTCGAGTGCGCCGAGGTGATGCTGGAGTGCCGCGTGGACAACGTCCGCGCGCAGAAGCTGTACGAGCGCTTCGGCTTCGAGGCCATCGGCTTCCGGCGCGGCTACTACCAGCCGGGGAACGTGGACGCCCTGGTGATGCGACTGACCGCCCCTGAAAACTCCGTACAAGGAACCGAGATCAATGGCTGA
- the tsaB gene encoding tRNA (adenosine(37)-N6)-threonylcarbamoyltransferase complex dimerization subunit type 1 TsaB, with product MLLLALDTATPAVTVALHDGTDVIASSSQVDARRHGELLLPAVDRVLTEAGVKLDAVTGIVVGIGPGPYTGLRVGLMTADTFGLALGVPVHGLCTLDALAYAADIEKGPFVVATDARRKEVYWARYADSRTRLTDPAVDRPADIADQVAGLPAVGAGALLYPDTFPHAHEPEHVSAAALAGLAAERLAAGEELPAPRPLYLRRPDAQVPKNYKVVTPK from the coding sequence GTGCTCTTGCTCGCTCTGGATACCGCCACCCCCGCCGTCACCGTCGCGCTGCACGACGGCACGGACGTCATCGCCTCGTCGAGCCAGGTGGACGCGCGCCGCCACGGCGAGTTGCTGCTGCCGGCCGTCGACCGCGTCCTCACCGAGGCCGGTGTGAAACTCGACGCCGTCACCGGCATCGTCGTAGGCATCGGACCCGGCCCCTACACCGGGCTGCGCGTCGGCCTGATGACCGCCGACACCTTCGGCCTCGCCCTCGGCGTCCCCGTGCACGGCCTGTGCACGCTGGACGCACTCGCCTACGCCGCCGACATCGAGAAGGGCCCGTTCGTCGTGGCGACCGACGCCCGGCGCAAGGAGGTCTACTGGGCGCGGTACGCCGACTCCCGCACCCGCCTGACCGACCCGGCCGTCGACCGGCCCGCCGACATCGCCGACCAGGTCGCCGGACTGCCGGCCGTCGGCGCGGGCGCGCTGCTCTACCCCGACACCTTCCCGCACGCCCACGAGCCCGAGCACGTCTCGGCGGCGGCGCTCGCGGGACTGGCCGCCGAGAGACTGGCCGCGGGCGAGGAACTGCCCGCGCCCCGGCCGCTGTACCTGCGCCGCCCCGACGCCCAGGTCCCCAAGAACTACAAGGTGGTCACCCCCAAGTGA